The Synchiropus splendidus isolate RoL2022-P1 chromosome 1, RoL_Sspl_1.0, whole genome shotgun sequence genome includes a window with the following:
- the psmd5 gene encoding 26S proteasome non-ATPase regulatory subunit 5 gives MAASIESLLQEISGVDRPIEELQTLKTALLSIPQSSLAQSVSGQRLDVIFSLLNSNDREQVELCVDVLECILMAQSPLQIAQNYRSELQRGLKHPLEAVKILALTQIGRLVENPVSVTEILNNHTILQSVIYCIGEEKMSVAKKAIQCLTKLSHSKPGLDKLFQTDLLQALNDVMAKDDIIRYRIYELVVEISLVSPISLGYCANSNIISKLLVELTGDDVLIRATAIEMVTILAQSQHGRQYLAQQGIMDKIANMIRGAETDPISSLYLPGLVKFFGKLAIMESPQQVCEAYPIFLDKVFDMALDADPAVTGVALDTLGLLGSTVEGKQILQKTGVKFNPVLTRMSQLATSGATELRVRSLEAISQLLALEPEQQTDDLLALSESWFLLLSNQPMDMILNISAQPFPELHCAALQVFTAIGAQPWGQRLMINTPGFMEFVLDRSTGQSKAAKDAKFELVGSLVSSTTAAEILGSQHYVSLKSYLRDGPYYVSAVPMVDTEGAN, from the exons ATGGCTGCGTCCATTGAGAGTTTACTGCAAGAGATTTCTGGTGTTGATCGCCCGATTGAAGAGCTGCAAACCTTAAAAACAGCTCTTCTGTCGATTCCCCAGAGCTCTCTAGCGCAGTCGGTCAGCGGGCAGCGTCTGGATGTTATCTTCTCTTTGCTGAACTCGAATGACAG GGAGCAGGTTGAGCTGTGTGTGGACGTCCTTGAATGCATCCTTATGGCCCAGAGCCCACTACAGATTGCCCAGAACTACAGAAGTGAGCTGCAGAGGGGTTTGAAACACCCACTGGAGGCCGTCAAAATACTGGCTTTGACTCAG ATTGGTAGGCTGGTGGAGAACCCTGTCAGTGTCACAGAGATCCTCAACAACCACACAATacttcaatctgtcatttactGCATTGGAGAGGAGAAGATGTCTGTGGCTAAAAAG GCCATTCAGTGTTTGACGAAGCTGAGTCACTCCAAGCCTGGACTGGACAAACTGTTTCAGACTGACCTGCTGCAGGCACTGAATGATGTGATGGCCAAAGATGACATCATTCGATACAGAATATACGAG CTGGTGGTTGAAATCTCTTTGGTTTCTCCTATTTCACTTGGATACTGTGCAAACAGCAACATAATTTCCAAGCTTCTGGTAGAACTTACCGGAGATGATGTTTTGATCAG GGCCACTGCAATTGAGATGGTGACCATCTTAGCTCAGAGCCAACATGGCCGACAGTACTTGGCCCAGCAGGGGATCATGGACAAGATTGCTAACATGATCAGAGGGGCAGAAACAGACCCCATTTCCTCTCTCTACCTTCCAG GTCTGGTGAAGTTTTTCGGGAAGCTGGCTATTATGGAGAGCCCACAGCAAGTTTGTGAAGCCTACCCAATCTTCCTGGATAAAGTGTTTGACATGGCTCTGGACGCTGACCCAGCCGTGACCGGAGTGGCTCTGGACACGCTGGGCTTACTGGGTTCTACCGTGGAGGGGAAACAGATTCTGCAGAAAACAG GAGTGAAGTTTAACCCAGTGTTGACCCGGATGAGTCAGCTTGCCACCTCTGGAGCCACCGAGCTCAGAGTCCGCAGCCTGGAAGCAATATCACAGCTGCTCGCTCTAGAG CCGGAGCAACAGACCGATGACCTGCTCGCTctgtcagagtcctggttcctCTTACTGTCCAACCAACCCATGGACATGATCCTCAACATCAGCGCTCAGCCCTTCCCCGAGTTGCACTGTGCAGCTCTTCAGGTTTTCACT GCCATCGGCGCACAGCCATGGGGTCAGAGGTTAATGATCAACACTCCAGGTTTCATGGAGTTTGTTTTAGATCGCTCCACAGGTCAGAGCAAAGCAGCCAAGGATGCCAAGTTTGAACTGGTGGGGTCACTCGTGAGctccaccacagcagctgagattTTGGGGAGCCAGCACTACGTCAGTCTGAAGAGCTACCTGAGAGACGGACCCTACTATGTCTCTGCTGTCCCAATGGTTGATACTGAAGGAGCTAACTGA
- the rpl37 gene encoding 60S ribosomal protein L37, translating to MTKGTSSFGKRRNKTHTLCRRCGSKAYHLQKSTCGKCGYPEKRKRKYNWSAKAKRRNTTGTGRLRHMKVVYRRFRNGFREGTAPKPKRAAVGASSSS from the exons ATG ACGAAGGGAACATCATCTTTCGGTAAGCGCCGGAACAAGACGCACACCCTGTGCCGTCGTTGTGGGTCCAAAGCCTACCACCTGCAGAAGTCCACCTGTGGCAAGTGTGGTTACCCGGAGAAGCGCAAGAGAAAGT ATAACTGGAGTGCCAAGGCAAAGAGGAGGAATACCACTGGTACCGGCCGTCTCAGACACATGAAGGTTGTCTACCGTCGATTCAG aaatggCTTCCGGGAAGGCACTGCCCCCAAACCCAAGCGTGCAGCAGTTGGTGCCTCCAGCTCTTcataa
- the dnajc21 gene encoding dnaJ homolog subfamily C member 21 isoform X2 produces MKCHYEVLGVKRDAGDDDLKKAYRKLALKWHPDKNLDNAEDAAEQFKLIQAAYDVLSDPQERAWYDNHRDALLKGGLSGDYEDDSIDLLQYFTVTCYSGYGDDEKSFYTVYRNLFESIVKEEMENSKVDEEDDEEFPPFGDSQSDYDTVVHMFYGYWQSFCTRKNFAWKEEYDTRQASNRWEKRAMEKENKKTREKGRKERNELVRQLVAFVRKRDRRVQAHRKLVEEQNAEKIKKMEELRRKQKLSQAKLAEEYKEQSWVDMSELEKGLQQMEAEYGETFGDASESEEDELDMDTLENGEGWDAAQIGIDDLEIEDFDDMYCPACDKSFKSDKAMKNHEKSKKHREMVALLRQRLEEEEESLGLNQETREIEGENGEKKYGDDDDDEEEEEEEEEDEEEAKPRQKLSKKQKKKKKQQRVVNESAPEEEEKEPAVVQSTDDIPKESADPPEPEQQEDLPTQANSSGKMKGKKGGGKEKVKNAKSIKRDEPDVQKEVILRCVTCSHEFPTRNKLFDHLKASGHASALSSAPGSMSKTKKDKRKIR; encoded by the exons ATGAAATGCCACTATGAAGTGCTGGGTGTAAAGCGAGACGCCGGAGATGATGATCTGAAAAAGGCGTACCGTAAACTCGCACTTAAATGGCATCCAG ATAAGAACTTGGATAATGCAGAAGACGCAGCAGAACAATTCAAGTTGATTCAGGCAGCTTATGATGTTCTCAGTGATCCACAGGAGAGAGCTTG GTATGACAATCACAGGGATGCTCTGCTGAAAGGAGGTTTAAGCGGTGACTATGAGGATGATAGTATCGACCTGCTGCAGTACTTCACTGTCACCTGCTATTCTGGTTATGGTGATGATGAAAAG AGCTTTTACACCGTCTACAGGAATCTGTTCGAATCCATAGTGAAAGAGGAGATGGAGAACAGCAAAGTGGacgaggaagatgatgaagagtttCCACCATTTGGAGATTCTCAGAGTGACTATGACACG gTGGTTCACATGTTTTATGGCTACTGGCAGAGCTTCTGCACACGGAAAAACTTTGCCTGGAAGGAGGAGTATGATACCAGGCAAGCGTCCAACCGCTGGGAGAAAAGAGCGATGGAGAAGGAGAACAAGAAGACCAGGGAAAAGGGCAGGAAAGAGCGGAACGAGCTTGTCCGTCAGCTGGTCGCATTTGTTCGCAAACGGGACCGGAGAGTCCAGGCCCACAGAAAgctggtggaggagcagaaTGCGGAGAAGATCAAGAAGATGGAGGAATTGAGGAGGAAGCAAAAGCTCAGCCAAGCAAA ACTTGCCGAGGAGTACAAGGAGCAGAGCTGGGTGGACATGTCTGAACTGGAGAAGGGGCTGCAGCAGATGGAGGCCGAGTATGGAGAGACATTTGGAGATGCGTCAGAGAGTGAAGAGGACGAGTTGGACATGGACACTTTGGAAAATGGCGAGGGATGGG ACGCTGCACAGATTGGTATAGATGATCTGGAAATTGAAGACTTTGATGACATGTACTGCCCAGCGTGTGACAAGTCCTTTAAATCTGACAAGGC CATGAAGAAccacgagaagtccaaaaagcaTCGTGAAATGGTCGCTCTGCTTCGACAGAGactagaggaagaggaggagtcaCTTGGGCTGAATCAGGAGACTCGGGAAATAGAAGGGGAGAATGGAGAGAAGAAatatggtgatgatgatgatgatgaagaagaagaagaagaagaagaagaagatgaggaggaggctaAACCAAGACAGAA GCTGtcgaagaagcagaagaagaaaaagaaacaacagagaGTTGTAAAT GAGAGTGctccagaggaggaagagaaggagccaGCTGTGGTCCAGAGTACAGACGATATACCTAAAGAGTCAGCGGATCCACCGGAGCCAGAACAGCAAGAAGATCTTCCCACACAGGCCAACAG CTCTGGGAAGATGAAAGGAAAGAagggaggaggaaaagagaaagTGAAGAATGCCAAGTCGATCAAGCGGGATGAGCCAGATGTCCAG AAAGAAGTGATACTCCGCTGTGTGACCTGCAGCCATGAGTTCCCCACCAGGAACAAGTTGTTTGACCACCTGAAGGCCAGTGGTCATGCATCTGCCTTGTCCTCTGCCCCGGGCTCCATGAGCAAAACCAAGAAAGACAAAAGGAAAATCAGATGA
- the dnajc21 gene encoding dnaJ homolog subfamily C member 21 isoform X1 — translation MKCHYEVLGVKRDAGDDDLKKAYRKLALKWHPDKNLDNAEDAAEQFKLIQAAYDVLSDPQERAWYDNHRDALLKGGLSGDYEDDSIDLLQYFTVTCYSGYGDDEKSFYTVYRNLFESIVKEEMENSKVDEEDDEEFPPFGDSQSDYDTVVHMFYGYWQSFCTRKNFAWKEEYDTRQASNRWEKRAMEKENKKTREKGRKERNELVRQLVAFVRKRDRRVQAHRKLVEEQNAEKIKKMEELRRKQKLSQAKLAEEYKEQSWVDMSELEKGLQQMEAEYGETFGDASESEEDELDMDTLENGEGWDAAQIGIDDLEIEDFDDMYCPACDKSFKSDKAMKNHEKSKKHREMVALLRQRLEEEEESLGLNQETREIEGENGEKKYGDDDDDEEEEEEEEEDEEEAKPRQKLSKKQKKKKKQQRVVNESAPEEEEKEPAVVQSTDDIPKESADPPEPEQQEDLPTQANSSSGKMKGKKGGGKEKVKNAKSIKRDEPDVQKEVILRCVTCSHEFPTRNKLFDHLKASGHASALSSAPGSMSKTKKDKRKIR, via the exons ATGAAATGCCACTATGAAGTGCTGGGTGTAAAGCGAGACGCCGGAGATGATGATCTGAAAAAGGCGTACCGTAAACTCGCACTTAAATGGCATCCAG ATAAGAACTTGGATAATGCAGAAGACGCAGCAGAACAATTCAAGTTGATTCAGGCAGCTTATGATGTTCTCAGTGATCCACAGGAGAGAGCTTG GTATGACAATCACAGGGATGCTCTGCTGAAAGGAGGTTTAAGCGGTGACTATGAGGATGATAGTATCGACCTGCTGCAGTACTTCACTGTCACCTGCTATTCTGGTTATGGTGATGATGAAAAG AGCTTTTACACCGTCTACAGGAATCTGTTCGAATCCATAGTGAAAGAGGAGATGGAGAACAGCAAAGTGGacgaggaagatgatgaagagtttCCACCATTTGGAGATTCTCAGAGTGACTATGACACG gTGGTTCACATGTTTTATGGCTACTGGCAGAGCTTCTGCACACGGAAAAACTTTGCCTGGAAGGAGGAGTATGATACCAGGCAAGCGTCCAACCGCTGGGAGAAAAGAGCGATGGAGAAGGAGAACAAGAAGACCAGGGAAAAGGGCAGGAAAGAGCGGAACGAGCTTGTCCGTCAGCTGGTCGCATTTGTTCGCAAACGGGACCGGAGAGTCCAGGCCCACAGAAAgctggtggaggagcagaaTGCGGAGAAGATCAAGAAGATGGAGGAATTGAGGAGGAAGCAAAAGCTCAGCCAAGCAAA ACTTGCCGAGGAGTACAAGGAGCAGAGCTGGGTGGACATGTCTGAACTGGAGAAGGGGCTGCAGCAGATGGAGGCCGAGTATGGAGAGACATTTGGAGATGCGTCAGAGAGTGAAGAGGACGAGTTGGACATGGACACTTTGGAAAATGGCGAGGGATGGG ACGCTGCACAGATTGGTATAGATGATCTGGAAATTGAAGACTTTGATGACATGTACTGCCCAGCGTGTGACAAGTCCTTTAAATCTGACAAGGC CATGAAGAAccacgagaagtccaaaaagcaTCGTGAAATGGTCGCTCTGCTTCGACAGAGactagaggaagaggaggagtcaCTTGGGCTGAATCAGGAGACTCGGGAAATAGAAGGGGAGAATGGAGAGAAGAAatatggtgatgatgatgatgatgaagaagaagaagaagaagaagaagaagatgaggaggaggctaAACCAAGACAGAA GCTGtcgaagaagcagaagaagaaaaagaaacaacagagaGTTGTAAAT GAGAGTGctccagaggaggaagagaaggagccaGCTGTGGTCCAGAGTACAGACGATATACCTAAAGAGTCAGCGGATCCACCGGAGCCAGAACAGCAAGAAGATCTTCCCACACAGGCCAACAG CAGCTCTGGGAAGATGAAAGGAAAGAagggaggaggaaaagagaaagTGAAGAATGCCAAGTCGATCAAGCGGGATGAGCCAGATGTCCAG AAAGAAGTGATACTCCGCTGTGTGACCTGCAGCCATGAGTTCCCCACCAGGAACAAGTTGTTTGACCACCTGAAGGCCAGTGGTCATGCATCTGCCTTGTCCTCTGCCCCGGGCTCCATGAGCAAAACCAAGAAAGACAAAAGGAAAATCAGATGA